In Clostridium ljungdahlii DSM 13528, the genomic window ATAGAATTACGGATATTCAATGTGCTTTAGGTGCAAGTCAGATGAATAAAATAGATAAATTCATAAGCAGAAGAAGAGACATAGCTAAAACATATAATGAAGCTTTTAAAGATGTAGCTGAAATTACTACTCCTTGTGAAGCTGAATTTTCTAACTCAGGGTGGCATCTATATGTAATTAAGTTGAACTTGGAAAAATTAACTTGTACAAGAAAAGAAATTTTTGAAGCCTTGCAGGCTGAAAATATAGGAGTGAATGTACATTACCTTCCCGTATACTTACATCCTTATTACCAAAAGCTAGGCTATCAAAAGGGCCTGTGCAAAAATGCAGAAGAATTATATGAAAGAATGATAACTATACCGCTATTTCCTAAGATGACAGATGAAGATGTATCAGATGTTATAGATGGAGTTAAAAAAGTAATAAACTATTATAAGAGGTAGTGACTGAAATGAAGGTAGTTTGTATTGTACAGGCAAGGATTAGTTCTACAAGGTTTCCAGGGAAAGTATTAAAAGAGATTTGTGGTAAAACTGTTCTGGAGCACGATGTAGATAGATTAAGAAGAATAAAAAATGTAGATGAAATAGTAATAGCTACAACCACATTAGAAAAGGATAATGTTATTGTAAAAGAATGTGAAAAATTAAAGATAAAATGTTTTAGGGGTTCGGAGGATGATGTACTATCTAGATATTATTATGCTGCTAAAGAAAATAGTGCGGATGTGGTTGTTAGGGTTACATCTGACTGCCCGCTCATAGATAGTGAAGTTACTGAAAGTATAATTCAGTGCTATATGGAAAATAGAGAAAAATACGATTATTTAAGCAATACTATAGACAGGACTTATCCAAGAGGATTAGATACGGAGGTATTTAGTTTTTGCGCATTGGAGAAAGCTTTTAATGAATCAACATCTCAAAGAGACAGGGAACATGTAACACCCTATATTTGGGATAACGATAATATTTTCAATATTTTTCAATATAAAAATAAAATAGATTATTCAGATTTAAGATGGACACTAGATACAGAAGAGGATTTTAAGTTAATATCAATAATATATGAACAGTTTGAAGATAGAGATTATTTTGGTATGAATGAAATAGTAAAATTTTTAGAGAAAAACCCTGAAGTAAAAGAAATCAATAAGTATATAGAACAGAAAAAAATTGATGACAGCTTATTTTTGATACCTGCTGGTGAAGGCCATTGTGATTTAATATATGAATGGGTAAATGAGGATGAGGTAAGAAAAAATTCTTTTAATAATAGTGAAATACCATATGAGGAGCATGTAAATTGGTATTTTAAGAAATTGAAGGATCCGGATTGTTTTATCTATTTATTGGCCGATTCCAATAAAAACATAGGAATAGTTAGAGTTGAGAAAAAGGGAAATGAAAATGTAGTAAGTTATAGCATATCAAAGCAATTTCGTGGAAAAGGTTATGGATATAAGATTTTGGAAAAGCTTCAGGATAAGCTTATGAAAGAAAACAAGAATATTATACTGACAGCTTATGTTAAAAAAGAAAACATATACTCTGTAAAAATATTTGAAAAGTTACATTATAATTTGGTAGAAAATGATGATTATAATATGAAGTTTGAGAAAAATTTAAGTAGGTGAGATTTTAATGAACAAAAATATAAAAATTAAAAATTTTGAAATTAATGAAACTAGTAAAACATTTATTATAGGAGAAATCTCAGCTAATCATAATGGCAGTTTTGATAATGCAGTAAAGCTTATACATGCTGCAAAAGATGCAGGAGCAGATGCTGTCAAATTGCAGACATATACTGCAGACACTATAACTATAGATTGTTATAATAAATATTTTCAAATAAAACAGGGTACTTTATGGGATGGAAAAACTCTCCATGACCTGTACGAAGAGGCATATATGCCCTGGAAATGGCAGCCTGAATTAAAGAAAATAGCCGAAGAAAATGGTCTTGCTTGCTTTTCTTCACCATTTGATAAAACAGCAGTAGATTTTTTGGAAGATATGGATGTACCGGCATATAAAGTAGCTTCTTTTGAAATCACTGATATACCATTGATTACATATATGGCTTCCAAGGGAAAACCTATGATAATAGCAGCAGGTATAGCAGAAATCTCAGATATTCAATTAGCTATAGATGCATGTAAAAAAGTTGGCAATGATCAGATAATTCTTCTTAAATGTACTAGTGCCTATCCTGCTCCATTTGAAGAAGTTAATTTAAAAACTATTCCTAATATGAGAGAAACTTTTGACGTAATAGCAGGCCTTTCCGACCATACATTAGGAATAGAAGTTCCTATATCAGCTGTAACACTTGGAGCAAAAGTTATTGAAAAACACATAACACTCTCAAGGGCAGATGGAGGACCGGATGCTGCATTTTCTTTAGAACCACATGAATTAAAAAGTATGGTTCAATCAATTCGAAATACTGAGAAAGCTATTGGAAAAGTTAGCTATGAACTAACAGAAAAGCAGATGAAAAACAGAGCATTCACCAGATCTTTATTTGCAGTAAAAGATATTAAAGCAGGGGAAATTTTTACAGAGGAAAATGTTAGATCAATAAGACCGGGATTTGGATTACCTCCTAAATACATAGATAATATTTTAGGAAGAACTGCTGGTGAAAATTTACTAAAAGGTACTCCACTGCATTGGAAATATGTTAAATAGGGTGATTATATGGCTACAATTGCAATAAGAGCGGATGGTGGCTCTCAAATAGGCATGGGGCATATTATGAGAACATTGGTTTTAGCTAAGGAACTGGCGAAAACTAATGATGTTTTTTATTTATGCAGAATAGATAAACCCTTAAGTGGCAGGTATAGTTATGGCATAGAAAAAGTTAAAAATGAAGGCTTTAAAGTAATTACTATAGATGAAAATAATGTATTAGGGGAATTAGAAAGGATTCAGTGTGATTGTCTGATAACAGACAGTTATGATGTAGATGAACATTATTTTACTAAAACAAAAGAGTTATTTAAAAAGACCGGATATTTTGATGATATGAATTTATATCATTTTGATGTGGATTTTATAATAAATCAAAATATAAATGCAGAAGATTTAAATTATAATACTGACAAAAGGACAATATTATTTTTAGGACCTGGTTTTGCTTTATTGAGAGATGAATTTAGAAAATCAAAAATTAAGAAGGTAAATGAAGTTGTAAAAGATATTTTAATAACTCTAGGGGGGGCAGATTTTAATAATTATACAGCAAAAATTTTACAACTTATAAAAGAATTAAGATACAATTTTCATGTTGTAGTTGGACCATCTTTCAAATATATAGATGAGCTTAGTAACTATGAGAAAATGAACAGTAACATTAAATTACATTTTAACACAAATATGAAAGCTTTAATGGATAGGTGTGATATAGCTATATCAGCTTGTGGGAGCACGCTGTATGAATTGGCAGCCTGCGGAGTGCCTGCATTAGGATTGATAATTGCAGAAAACCAAAAGGAAATAGCTAAAAAAATGGAACAAGAAAAATTAATAATCAATTTAGGTCCTATAGATAAATTAAATAAGGAAAAGTTAGTAAATACAGTAGAAGAATTGTGCAGTGACTTAAATAGGAGAGAACAGATGAATTATAACCAGAGTATAGTTATTGATAAAAATGGAGCTGAAAAGCTTTGTAAAAATATTATGGTAGCAATCGGATAAAATAGTTAAGGCGGTATATATAGTAATGAAACTTAAGAAAATTTTTAGTAATGGTAGAATAAATATCTTATTAAAGTATTCTTCTATTAAATATATAGCATTAATTATTGCATTTTTAAAAGGAATAATTAATGCTGGGGCACTTGGACCTGAATTATTAGGTGTACTTGGCAATCTGCTGCTTGTTTTAAGCTATCTATCCTATTCTAATCTGGGAATATTGTATTCCATGAATAGAGAATATGTTATATATGAATCAACTGATGAGAAAGATAAAGCGGGTAAAGTTATTAGTACATCTTTTACGGCATTATTCATATTGTCAATATTATTAATAGCAGCTGGTATAATTGCTAAATTCATATATAAAGATAATTTAGGCAATTATATTTTGTTGGTTTTTATTATAGGAATTTTGGAGCAGTATAGAAGTTTCTATATTAATTATTATAGATTGGTTAATAAGGTTAGAAAGATAAATTTTATAGAGCTTATCAATAATGTATTATCATTTGTGTTAATAATCATATCTATAAAATATTTTAAAATATATTCTGTATTAATAGCTATGTTCATAGCGGATATTATAGTTTTTATCTATGGTTATAAAAATAGTGAAAGGATTAAACTGAGTATAGATAAAAAAGTTTTAAAAGATTTAATAATAGTTGGGGTTCCATTACTTATATATAATTTGGGATTTTATATTCTAACAACAGTTGATAGGTTGATGACAATTAATTTTTTAGGATACAGGGATTTAGGATACTACACATTTTCAAATCAGCTTGTGAATGGGACTATGGTATTCATATCTTCGGTTTTGTTTTTATATTATCCTAAAGTCATAAAGAACTTGTACATTAATGGAAATAATGACAGAAGGCAAATTTTAAAAAGAATAGAACAGTATACTAGGTATGTAGAAGTCTTAGGAGTAGTTTTATGTTTAGCAGGTATAATATTAATAAAACCTTTTACCAATATGATTTTACCTAAATATTCTGTAAGTATTGATATATATCGAATATTAGTTTTTGGTGGAGTTTTCAGCGAAATATCCTATTTTGCCAATGTTTTTACCGTATCAAATAAAAAACAGATATATTCAGTGTATCTGCAATGTTTAGCAACTGCAGCAGCAGTCATTCTTAATTATATTTTCATTAAATCAGGCATGGGGATAATTGGAGTTTCCTTAGCAACCTTGATGACCAATATATTGTATTCCATAATGCAGCATTTGATATATCTGAGGATATTAAACTTAAAAATAAGCTTCATAAGGAATACCCTAAAGGTATATCTAAAATTTACATCATTTACAGTTATATGTATAGCTCTTGGCTTTATAAATATAAATTTTATATTATATATTGTGATTCTTAGTATTATAACGTTTATTTTATATTATAGTAATTTAAGAAATATGATAATTGATATGGGAAAGTTATAGTAGTAACAAATGTATTAGATTAAGCAGCTGAATTAAAGGGAGGGTTGATGTAATGAAAGTAATAATCCTGGCAGGTGGAAGTGGAACAAGACTATGGCCGCTGAGCCGCAGCAGATATCCAAAACAATTTATTAAATTGCAAGGTAGTAAACCATCCTTATTTCAGGAAACCTTTAAGAGAAGCTTATTATTGGCAGGCTTAGATGATATATATGTAGTAACGAATGAAAAGTATAAATTTTTAGTAATGGGTGAAGTTGAAGAATTAGATTATAAATATAATGAATATAATATAATTGTTGAACCTGAAGTTAAAAATACTCTCCCTGCAATTTACGCAGGTGTTCATGAAATAGCTAAAAAGGGTAATGATACAGTAGTTGTTTTTCCTTCTGATCATATGATTATAAAAGGTCAGGAATTTGCAAATATTATTAAAAGTTCAGAAGCGTTAACTAAAGATTCAATTATAACTTTTGGAATTAAACCGAATAGTCCGAATACCGGATATGGGTACATTGCGCCGGGAAATAAAAAACTAAATGGATATGAAATAAAAGAGTTTAAAGAAAAACCCGATTATGAGACAGCTGTTACATATGTTAATGGGGGATATTATTGGAATGCAGGAATATTTATGTTTAATACTGAGATATTTATAAATGAAGTAAAGCTTTATGCTGAGAATATATATAATGCTTTTAAAAGTAGTAATACCATAAAGGAAGCTTTTAGCAAAATAGATGAAAAAATTTCAATGGACTATGGCATTATGGAAAAAAGTAAAAATATTGCGGTTAAACCCGTAGATATAGGTTGGAATGATCTTGGAAGTTTTGATTCTTTTTATGAAGTTTTTGATAAAGATGAAAATAGTAACATATCTCATGCTGATAGTATAATTATTGATTCAAAGGATAATTACATATATTCGGGAAAAGGCAAGTTAGTTGCAGCTGTAGGCATTAATGATTTAATTGTAGTTGATAATAGAGATGCCTTGCTTATTTGTAAAAAAGACAAGTCACAAAAGGTAAAGAAAATTGTAGAAACTTTAAAAGAAAGAAATGATAGTAGGGTAGAATATCATGTTCAAGATTACAGACCCTGGGGGAACTATAAAGTTCTAGAAGAAGAGAAAAATTCATTTAAAATTAAAAGGATTAAATTAAGTCAGGGTAAAAAGTTAAGTTATCAGATGCATTATTATAGAAGTGAGCATTGGATAGTTGTTAAGGGTATGGCAAAAGTTACAATAGATGATATAGAAAAGTTGGTATCTGCAGGAGAAAGTATTTTTATAAAACCTGGACAAAAACACAGACTTGAGAATCCAGGGAAGATACCTCTTGAAATTATTGAAGTTCAGATGGGTGATTATTTAGAAGAAGATGATATTGTAAGATTTGATGATGACTAAATTTGATATTTGAACTTTGTACTTTGTTCTTTAAAAAAGTGAGGGATACCTATATGAAAACATATCTGGTAACAGGAGGAGCAGGCTTTATTGGCTCTAACTTTATTCATTACATGTTAAAAAAATACTTAAATATAAAAATAATAAACTACGACAAACTAACCTATGCAGGTAACCTTGAAAACTTAAAGTTTATATCTAAAAATCCTAACTACATCTTCGTCCAGGGAGACATATGTGACAGAGAAAAACTTCAACAGCTATTTGAAAAATATGATATAGACTATGTGATAAACTTTGCAGCAGAATCTCATGTAGACAGGAGCATAAGAGATCCTGAAGTATTTGTAAAGACAAATGTTCTGGGCACTGTGGCACTTTTAGATACTGCAAAAAATGCATGGACTTTAGAAGGTGAATTTAAACAGGGCAAAAAATATCTTCAAGTTTCCACAGATGAGGTTTATGGGTCACTTGGGAAAGAAGGATATTTTACGGAAAAAACTCCACTGGATTCTCACAGCCCTTATTCTTCAAGTAAAGCGTCTGCTGATTTGATGGTAAAGGCATATTTTGATACTTATAAAATGCCTGTAAATATAACCCGCTGTTCAAACAATTATGGTCCCTATCAATTTCCTGAAAAACTTATTCCACTTGTCATAAACAATTGTGCAAATAAAAGAGATATTCCAGTATACGGTGATGGACTTAACATAAGAGATTGGCTTTATGTAGAAGATCACTGTAAAGCTATAGACATGGTTATCAATAATGGGAAACTAGGAGAGGCTTATAACATAGGTGGGCATAATGAGAGAACAAACATCTATATAGTTAAAACAATAATTTCATATATACACGACAATGTAGATCCTTATGTAGATGAAAATCTTATAAAATATGTCGAAGACCGAAAAGGACATGATAGGAGATATGGCATTGATCCTACAAAGATCAAAGACGAACTTGGATGGTATCCTGAAACAGAATTTGAGGATGGCATAATAAAAACTATAAAGTGGTACTTAGATAATAAAGATTGGATGAATAATGTGACTTCTGGGGATTATAAGAAGTACTATGACAGAATGTACAAAAACAAATAACAAAGAACAAATAATAGAATTTTGATTTAATATAAGAAAATTGCGAAGCACTTTTTATAGGACAATTGACAATTGACAGAGGACAGAGGACAGAGGACAATGAAGGTGAGCTTTCCTCCTTACGTCAGAAAACTAATTTATTTTTAAGCGATGTTTTTCATTAGCAAAACATCGCTTAAGCAGGCTCTAAAATCTGTGATTTTCAGATAATTGCTTGCTCAGAAAGTACTTCTTAGGAACAAAAAAACGTAAGTTTCTTTTAAATTAAAGATTTTTCGTAGTGTAGCGGAG contains:
- the pseI gene encoding pseudaminic acid synthase, with translation MNKNIKIKNFEINETSKTFIIGEISANHNGSFDNAVKLIHAAKDAGADAVKLQTYTADTITIDCYNKYFQIKQGTLWDGKTLHDLYEEAYMPWKWQPELKKIAEENGLACFSSPFDKTAVDFLEDMDVPAYKVASFEITDIPLITYMASKGKPMIIAAGIAEISDIQLAIDACKKVGNDQIILLKCTSAYPAPFEEVNLKTIPNMRETFDVIAGLSDHTLGIEVPISAVTLGAKVIEKHITLSRADGGPDAAFSLEPHELKSMVQSIRNTEKAIGKVSYELTEKQMKNRAFTRSLFAVKDIKAGEIFTEENVRSIRPGFGLPPKYIDNILGRTAGENLLKGTPLHWKYVK
- the rfbB gene encoding dTDP-glucose 4,6-dehydratase; translation: MKTYLVTGGAGFIGSNFIHYMLKKYLNIKIINYDKLTYAGNLENLKFISKNPNYIFVQGDICDREKLQQLFEKYDIDYVINFAAESHVDRSIRDPEVFVKTNVLGTVALLDTAKNAWTLEGEFKQGKKYLQVSTDEVYGSLGKEGYFTEKTPLDSHSPYSSSKASADLMVKAYFDTYKMPVNITRCSNNYGPYQFPEKLIPLVINNCANKRDIPVYGDGLNIRDWLYVEDHCKAIDMVINNGKLGEAYNIGGHNERTNIYIVKTIISYIHDNVDPYVDENLIKYVEDRKGHDRRYGIDPTKIKDELGWYPETEFEDGIIKTIKWYLDNKDWMNNVTSGDYKKYYDRMYKNK
- the pseG gene encoding UDP-2,4-diacetamido-2,4,6-trideoxy-beta-L-altropyranose hydrolase, which produces MATIAIRADGGSQIGMGHIMRTLVLAKELAKTNDVFYLCRIDKPLSGRYSYGIEKVKNEGFKVITIDENNVLGELERIQCDCLITDSYDVDEHYFTKTKELFKKTGYFDDMNLYHFDVDFIINQNINAEDLNYNTDKRTILFLGPGFALLRDEFRKSKIKKVNEVVKDILITLGGADFNNYTAKILQLIKELRYNFHVVVGPSFKYIDELSNYEKMNSNIKLHFNTNMKALMDRCDIAISACGSTLYELAACGVPALGLIIAENQKEIAKKMEQEKLIINLGPIDKLNKEKLVNTVEELCSDLNRREQMNYNQSIVIDKNGAEKLCKNIMVAIG
- a CDS encoding mannose-1-phosphate guanylyltransferase/mannose-6-phosphate isomerase; translated protein: MKVIILAGGSGTRLWPLSRSRYPKQFIKLQGSKPSLFQETFKRSLLLAGLDDIYVVTNEKYKFLVMGEVEELDYKYNEYNIIVEPEVKNTLPAIYAGVHEIAKKGNDTVVVFPSDHMIIKGQEFANIIKSSEALTKDSIITFGIKPNSPNTGYGYIAPGNKKLNGYEIKEFKEKPDYETAVTYVNGGYYWNAGIFMFNTEIFINEVKLYAENIYNAFKSSNTIKEAFSKIDEKISMDYGIMEKSKNIAVKPVDIGWNDLGSFDSFYEVFDKDENSNISHADSIIIDSKDNYIYSGKGKLVAAVGINDLIVVDNRDALLICKKDKSQKVKKIVETLKERNDSRVEYHVQDYRPWGNYKVLEEEKNSFKIKRIKLSQGKKLSYQMHYYRSEHWIVVKGMAKVTIDDIEKLVSAGESIFIKPGQKHRLENPGKIPLEIIEVQMGDYLEEDDIVRFDDD
- a CDS encoding GNAT family N-acetyltransferase, with product MKVVCIVQARISSTRFPGKVLKEICGKTVLEHDVDRLRRIKNVDEIVIATTTLEKDNVIVKECEKLKIKCFRGSEDDVLSRYYYAAKENSADVVVRVTSDCPLIDSEVTESIIQCYMENREKYDYLSNTIDRTYPRGLDTEVFSFCALEKAFNESTSQRDREHVTPYIWDNDNIFNIFQYKNKIDYSDLRWTLDTEEDFKLISIIYEQFEDRDYFGMNEIVKFLEKNPEVKEINKYIEQKKIDDSLFLIPAGEGHCDLIYEWVNEDEVRKNSFNNSEIPYEEHVNWYFKKLKDPDCFIYLLADSNKNIGIVRVEKKGNENVVSYSISKQFRGKGYGYKILEKLQDKLMKENKNIILTAYVKKENIYSVKIFEKLHYNLVENDDYNMKFEKNLSR
- a CDS encoding oligosaccharide flippase family protein — its product is MKLKKIFSNGRINILLKYSSIKYIALIIAFLKGIINAGALGPELLGVLGNLLLVLSYLSYSNLGILYSMNREYVIYESTDEKDKAGKVISTSFTALFILSILLIAAGIIAKFIYKDNLGNYILLVFIIGILEQYRSFYINYYRLVNKVRKINFIELINNVLSFVLIIISIKYFKIYSVLIAMFIADIIVFIYGYKNSERIKLSIDKKVLKDLIIVGVPLLIYNLGFYILTTVDRLMTINFLGYRDLGYYTFSNQLVNGTMVFISSVLFLYYPKVIKNLYINGNNDRRQILKRIEQYTRYVEVLGVVLCLAGIILIKPFTNMILPKYSVSIDIYRILVFGGVFSEISYFANVFTVSNKKQIYSVYLQCLATAAAVILNYIFIKSGMGIIGVSLATLMTNILYSIMQHLIYLRILNLKISFIRNTLKVYLKFTSFTVICIALGFININFILYIVILSIITFILYYSNLRNMIIDMGKL